Proteins encoded within one genomic window of Coregonus clupeaformis isolate EN_2021a unplaced genomic scaffold, ASM2061545v1 scaf0579, whole genome shotgun sequence:
- the LOC123485129 gene encoding mucin-2-like — MTRTATPTTTTAAASTTTAVPMSTTAAPSTTTASPTTTTAAATTTKALPTTTTAVPTTITDSHTTTVSAPTTTAVLTTTTASLTTTTAGSKTTTAASTTTRADPTTTTATATTTISAATTPKTLPTTTTAAPTTNTAAPTTTTYAPTTTTATPITSTAAASTSTAVATTTTATLTTTTASSTTTRAAPTTTAAFPTTTTATPTTTTASSTTSTAAPTTTTAFPTTTTAAPTTTTATPKTTTAAPKTITDSPITTTIAPTTTPAPTSASLTTTTPGPKTTTTSPTTTTATTTAAPTTKPAAATTTKPLTTTTKAISTTTTASLTTTTSGPTMITSAPVMSTAGATTTTAAPTTATASPTKAQLLLQQQKMGCTNDNYSTFYNNSGSYNSNSHYNHSFTIDNDSCCKNHQSHPHNNQSFSHNNQCCSHKNHSITNDIYSCGFNNHSPPHNNSRYYHNNHSCCLNNHTATTTTTLPTTTKAAQTTITDSPTTTVSAPTTTAVPTTTTASLTTTTAGSKTTTAAPTTTIYCPSTTTDSPTTTTDSPTTTTAAATTTKAATTTKALRTTTTSAQTTITNSPTTTVSAPKTTVVPTTNTNSFTTTTAGSKTTTAAPTTTTDSTTTTTDSPTTTTDSPTTTTDSPTTTTASLATTAVPTTTTAEPMMSTAGDTTTTASSKTTTAAPTTTRAAPTTTRASPTTTTAAATTTAAAATTPKTLPTTTKTAPTTNTAAPLTTTSAPTTITATPITSTAAVSTSTAVAPTTATPTTTTPSSTTTIAAPTTTTAFLTTTTATPTTTTATPTTTTAFPTTTTTAAPTAKVSPTTTTATPTTTTAAATTRTVSATKAEVLPKTTTAALTTITDSPTTTTIAPTTTPAPTTASLTKTTPGPKTTTTSPTTTTATTTAAPTTPTAAQQQ; from the exons ATGACAAGAACAgccacccccacaacaaccacagctgctgcttcAACAACCACAGCAGTACCAATGTCAACCACAGCAGCTCCCAGTACAACCACAGCttcccccacaacaaccacagctgctgctacaacAACCAAAGCCctgcccacaacaaccacagctgttccAACAACAATCACAGATTCACACACAACAACCGTATCTGCTCCCACAACTACAGCAGTTCTCACAACCACAACAGCTTCccttacaacaaccacagctggtaGCAAAACGACCACAGCTGCATCCACAACAACCAGAGCTGATCCCACCACAACCACAGCTACtgctacaacaacaatatctgCTGCAACAACACCCAAAACCctgcccacaacaaccacagctgctcccacaacaaacacagctgctcccacaacaaccacatatGCACCAACGACAACCACAGCTACACCAATAACATCTACAGCTGCGGCATCAACAAGTACAGCTGtggcaacaacaaccacagctacactcacaacaaccacagcttcttCCACAACAACAagagctgctcccacaacaacagcagcttttcccacaacaaccacagctacaccaacaacaaccacagcttcttCCACAACatccacagctgctcccacaacaacaacagcttttcccacaacaaccacagctgctcccacaacaaccacagctactcccaaaacaaccacagctgctccaaaAACAATTACAGATTCACCCATAACAACCACAATCGCTCCCACAACTACACCAGCTCCCACATCAGCTTCCCTAACAACCACCACTCCTGGTCCCAAAACAACCACAACTTCTCCCACAACAACGACAgctacaaccacagctgctcccacaacaaaacCAGCTGCTGCTACAACAACAAAACCTTTGACAACAACAACCAAAGCCATAAGCACAACCACAACAGCTTCCCTGACAACAACCACATCTGGTCCCACAATGATCACATCAGCACCAGTGATGTCTACTGCTGgggctacaacaaccacagctgcacccacaacagCCACAGCTTCTCCCACAAAAGCACAGCTGTTGCTACAACAACAAAAGATGGG ctgcaccaaCGACAACTACAGCACCTTTTACAACAACAGTGGCTCCTACAACAGCAACTCCCACTACAATCACAGCTTCACCATCGACAACGACAGTTGCTGCAAAAACCACCAAAGTCATCCCCACAACAACCAGAGTTTCAGCCACAACAACCAATGCTGCTCCCACAAAAACCACAGCATCACCAATGACATCTACAGCTGTGGTTTCAACAACCACAGTCCTCCTCACAACAACTCCAGATACTACcataacaaccacagctgctgcctcAACAACCACA ctgctacaacaaccacaactctGCCCACAACAACCAAAGCTGCTCAAACAACAATCACAGATTCACCAACAACAACCGTATCTGCTCCCACAACTACAGCAGTTCCCACAACCACAACAGCTTCccttacaacaaccacagctggtaGCAAAACGaccacagctgcacccacaacaaccatataTTGTCCTTCAACAACCACAGattctcccacaacaaccacagattctcccacaacaaccacagctgctgctacaacAACAAAAGCTGCTACAACAACAAAAGCCCTGCGCACAACAACCACCTCTGCTCAAACAACCATCACAAATTCACCCACAACAACAGTATCTGCTCCCAAAACTACAGTAGTTCCCACAACCAATACAAATTCctttacaacaaccacagctggaaGCAAAACGaccacagctgcacccacaacaaccacagattcaaccacaacaaccacagattctcccacaacaaccacagattctcccacaacaaccacagattcTCCCACAACCACAACAGCATCCCTTGCAACAACAGCtgttcccacaacaaccacagcagaaCCAATGATGTCTACTGCTGGtgatacaacaaccacagcttcctCCAAAACAACCACAGCTGCGCCCACAACAACCAGAGCTGCACCAACAACAACCAGAGCTTCTCCCaccacaaccacagctgctgctacaacAACAGCAGCTGCTGCAACAACACCCAAAACCCTGCCCACAACAACCAAAACTGCTCCCACAACAAACACAGCTGCTCCTCTAACAACCACATCTGCACCAACGACAATCACTGCAACACCAATAACATCTACAGCTGCGGTGTCAACAAGTACAGCTGTGGCTCCAACAACAGctacacccacaacaaccacaccttcttccacaacaaccatagctgctcccacaacaacaacagcttttctcacaacaaccacagctacacccacaacaaccacagctacacccacaacaaccacagcttttcccacaacaacaacaacagctgcaccAACAGCAAAAGtttctcccacaacaaccacagctactcccacaacaaccacagctgctgctacaacAAGAACCGTTTCGGCAACAAAAGCAGAAGTACTGCCCAAAACAACCACGGCTGCTCTAACAACAATCACAGAttcacccacaacaaccacaatcgCTCCCACAACTACACCAGCTCCCACAACAGCTTCCCTTACAAAAACCACTCCTGGTCCCAAAACAACCACAActtctcccacaacaaccacagctacaaccacagctgctcccacaacaccAACAGCTGCA CAGCAGCAATGA
- the LOC123485130 gene encoding cell wall protein DAN4-like — translation AAPTTTTAAPTTTTAAPTTTTAFPTSTKADALITTAVATTTAIPTTNTAAPTTATAADTPTTSAPSTTTATAPTTTTVLTTTTAAPTTTTADPTTTTASSTTTTAAPTTTTASPTTITAVPTTATAADTPTTSARTTTTATAPTITEAPTTTIAAIATTKAPVTTITAGPTTTTANPTITTAAPTTTTPAPTTNTAAPTTTTAAHTTTTASPTTTTTTPTTTTAAPPATTAVPTTTTTALTTSPATAMTRTATPQQLQLLPQQPQLLLQQPQHCSHNDHSSTNDVYCWGDNNHSFPKNNHRCCYNNSCANNNYSCIHSNES, via the exons gctgctcccacaacaaccactgcAGCACCAACAACGactacagctgctcccacaacaaccacagctttcCCTACATCAACAAAAGCTGATGCTTTGATAACAACAGCTGTGGCTACAACAACAGCCATCCCCACAACaaacacagctgctcccacaacagcaaCAGCTGCTGATACACCAACCACATCTGCACCATCAACAACCACAGCCACAGCTCCGACAACTACAACCGTcctcacaacaaccacagctgctcctacaacaaccacagcagatCCAACGACCACAACAGCTTCCTCTACAACAACGACAGCTGCTCCAACAACTACGACAGCTTCCCCTACAACCATCACAGCTGTTCCCACAACAGCAACAGCTGCTGATACACCAACCACATCTGCACgaacaacaaccacagccacaGCTCCGACAATCACAGAGGCTCCCACTACAACAATAGCTGCCATAGCAACAACAAAAGCTCCCGTAACAACCATCACTGCTGGCCCTACCACAACTACAGCTAACCCCACaataaccacagctgctcccacgaCAACCacacctgcacccacaacaaacacagctgctcccacaacaaccacagctgctcacACGACAACCACCGCttcaccaacaacaaccacaactacaccaacgacaaccacagctgcaccacCAGCAACCACAGCTgttcccacaacaacaacaactgcacTAACAACATCCCCAGCTACTGCTATGACAAGAACAGCCACCCCACAACAactacagctgctcccacaacaaccacagctgctgcttcAACAACCACAGCA CTGTTCCCACAACGACCACAGCAGCACCAATGATGTCTACTGCTGGGGCGACAACAATCACAGCTTCCCCAAAAACAACCACAGGTGCTGCTACAACAACAGCTGTGCCAACAACAACTACAGCTGCATCCACAGCAACGAGAGCTGA
- the LOC123485131 gene encoding mucin-5AC-like, which translates to MTTAAPTTTTDTPTTYSQTTTTADPTTATTSSITTTAAPTTTTAISTTNTDTATTTTAAAITTKVVHTTTTAAPTTTTNALTPTTFSLKTTTAAPTTTTASPTTTTAAPTTTTAGGTTTTAALIAITAAQTKTTSSPTTTTASPTKTTADAATTTTVVATTTTSIPTTTTAAPTTTTAAPTTTTAAPTTTTAFPTSTKADALITTAVATTTAIPTTNTAAPTTATAADTPTTSAPSTTTATAPTTTTVLTTTTAAPTTTTADPTTTTASSTTTTAAPTTTTASPTTITAVPTTATAADTPTTSARTTTTATAPTITEAPTTTIAAIATTKAPVTTITAGPTTTTANPTITTAAPTTTTPAPTTNTAAPTTTTAAHTTTTASPTTTTTTPTTTTAAPQATTAVPTTTTTALTTSPATAMTRTATPTTTTAAPTTTTAAASTTTAVPTYTTAAPTTTTASPTITTAAATTIKTLPTTTTAVPTTITDSHTTTVSAPTTTAVPTTTTAFLTTTTAGSKTTTAAPTTTTDSPTTTTYSHTTTTDSHTTTTDSHTTTTASLVTIAVPTTTTAAPMMSTAGATTITASPKTTTGAATTTAVPTTTTAASTATRADPTTTTAAATTTTAAATTPKTLPPTTTANISCSHNNHCSTNDDYSCSYNNHRYTNNIFSDNN; encoded by the exons ATGACTACAGCtgctcctacaacaaccacagatacACCAACAACATATTCTCAGACAACAACTACAGCTGATCCAACGACCGCAACAACTTCCTCTATAACAACTACAGCagctccaacaacaaccacagctattTCCACAACAAACACAGATACTGCTACGACAACAACAGCTGCGGCTATAACAACCAAAGTCGTccacacaacaaccacagctgctcccacaacaaccacaaatgcACTCACACCAACCACATTTTCTCTGAAAACAACTACAGCAGCTCCCACAACCACAACAGCTtcccctacaacaaccacagctgctcccactaCAACCACAGCCGGAGGAACAACAACCACTGCTGCACTCATAGCAATAACAGCTGCTCAAACAAAAACCACATCttcacccacaacaaccacagcttctcCCACAAAAACCACAGCTGATGCTGCTACAACAACTACAGTTgtggctacaacaacaacatccattcccacgacaacaacagctgctcccacaacaaccactgcAGCACCAACAACGactacagctgctcccacaacaaccacagctttcCCTACATCAACAAAAGCTGATGCTTTGATAACAACAGCTGTGGCTACAACAACAGCCATCCCCACAACaaacacagctgctcccacaacagcaaCAGCTGCTGATACACCAACCACATCTGCACCATCAACAACCACAGCCACAGCTCCGACAACTACAACCGTcctcacaacaaccacagctgctcctacaacaaccacagcagatCCAACGACCACAACAGCTTCCTCTACAACAACGACAGCTGCTCCAACAACTACGACAGCTTCCCCTACAACCATCACAGCTGTTCCCACAACAGCAACAGCTGCTGATACACCAACCACATCTGCACgaacaacaaccacagccacaGCTCCGACAATCACAGAGGCTCCCACTACAACAATAGCTGCCATAGCAACAACAAAAGCTCCCGTAACAACCATCACTGCTGGCCCTACCACAACTACAGCTAACCCCACaataaccacagctgctcccacgaCAACCacacctgcacccacaacaaacacagctgctcccacaacaaccacagctgctcacACGACAACCACCGCttcaccaacaacaaccacaactacaccaacgacaaccacagctgcaccacAAGCAACCACAGCTgttcccacaacaacaacaactgcacTAACAACATCCCCAGCTACTGCTATGACAAGAACAGCCACCCCCACAACAactacagctgctcccacaacaaccacagctgctgcttcAACAACCACAGCAGTACCAACGTACACCACAGCAGCTCCCACTACAACCACAGCTTCTCCCACaataaccacagctgctgctacaacAATCAAAACCctgcccacaacaaccacagctgttccAACAACAATCACAGATTCACACACAACAACCGTATCTGCTCCCACAACTACAGCAGTTCCCACAACCACAACAGCTTTccttacaacaaccacagctggtaGCAAAACGACaacagctgcacccacaacaacaacagattctcccacaacaaccacatatTCTCACACAACAACCACAGATTCTCACACAACAACCACAGATTCTCACACAACCACAACAGCATCCCTTGTAACCATAGCTGTTCCCACAACGACCACAGCAGCACCAATGATGTCTACTGCTGGGGCGACAACAATCACAGCTTCCCCAAAAACAACCACAGGTGCTGCTACAACAACAGCTGTGCCAACAACAACTACAGCTGCATCCACAGCAACCAGAGCTGATCCCaccacaaccacagctgctgctacaacaacaacagctgctgcaACAACACCCAAAACCCTGCCCCCAACAACCActgct AACatcagctgctcccacaacaaccactgcAGCACCAACGATGACTACAGCtgctcctacaacaaccacagatacACCAACAACATATTCTCAGACAACAACTAA
- the LOC123485132 gene encoding mucin-5AC-like translates to MTSTAAATTSTAVPTTTTAEPTTTTDDTTTIQAAATTTAAETTAKTLPTTTTAAPTTNIASPATITTTVTTITSTAAASTSIAVATTTTDAPTTTTSSPTTTTVAPTTSKASPTTTTADPTTTTAAAMTTTSAATTTAVPTTTTASPTTTIAGAATTTTAVATTTAAPTKTTAAQTTTKDAPTTTPDTPTTTTSSPTTTTADPTTTTASSTTTTTAPTKTTAVSTTTTATATTTKAADTTTKVIPTTTTAAPTTTTDAPTTTTFSLKTTTAAPTTTTASTTTTTAAPTTTTAGSMTTTAALITITASPTTTTSSPTTTTVTVTTTTASPTTTTAVALTTTSVDTTTAIPTTTTTAPTTTTAAATPTTSEPKTTTATGLTTTAILTTTTASPTTTTDAPTTTTASPTTTSAAATTTTAAATTTKAITTKTTAAPTTTTTTPSSKTTTSAAINISCSHNNHCSTNNDYSCSYNNHRYTNNIFSDNNYSCSNDRNNFLYNNYCSSNNNHSYFHNKHRYCYDNNSCGYNNQSRAHNNHSCSHNNHKCTHTNHIFSENNYSSSHNHTSFPYNNHSCSHYNHSWRNDDHCCTHSNNSCSNKNHIFTHNSHSFSHKNHS, encoded by the exons ATGACATCTACAGCTGCAGCTACGACAAGTACAGCTGtgcctacaacaaccacagctgagcccacaacaaccacagatgaTACAACCACAATCCAAGCTGCTGCTACAACAACAGCTGCGGAAACCACAGCCAAAACCctgcccacaacaaccacagctgctcccacaacaaacaTAGCTTCTCCCGCAACAATTACCAccacagtaacaacaataacatctACAGCTGCAGCTTCAACAAGTATAGCTGTGGCTACAACTACAACAGAtgcacctacaacaaccacatctTCTCCGACAACAACTACAGTAGCTCCAACTACCTCAAAAGCTTCCCCTACAACAACCACGGCtgatcccacaacaaccacagctgctgctatgaCAACAACTTCTGCGGCTACAACAACAGCCgtccctacaacaaccacagcttctcccacaacaaccatagcTGGTGCTGCTACAACAACTACAGCTGTGGCTACAACAACAGCTGCTCCAACAAAAACCACTGCAGCACAAACAACGACTAAAGATGCTCCTACAACAACCCCAGATacacccacaacaacaacatcttctccgacaacaaccacagcagatCCAACGACCACAACAGCATCCTCTACAACAACTACAACTGCTCCTACAAAAACCACAGCTGtttccacaacaaccacagctactGCTACGACAACAAAAGCTGCGGATACAACAACCAAAGTcatccccacaacaaccacagctgctcccacaacaaccacagatgcacccacaacaaccacattttcTCTGAAAACAACTACAGCAGCTCCCACAACCACAACAGCTTccactacaacaaccacagctgctcccacaacaaccacagccggATCTATGACGACCACAGCTGCACTAATAACAATCACAGcttctcccacaacaaccacatcttcACCGACAACAACCACAGTCACagttacaacaaccacagcttctcccacaacaacaacagctgttgCTTTGACAACAACATCTGTGGATACAACAACAGCCataccaacaacaaccacaactgctcctacaacaacaacagctgctgctACACCAACCACATCTGAACCAAAAACAACCACAGCCACAGGTCTGACAACCACAGCAATcctcacaacaaccacagcttctcccacaacaaccacagatgcgcccacaacaaccacagcttctcCAACAACAACCTCAGCTGCTGCTACGACAACAACTGCTGCGGCTACAACAACCAAAGCCATCACCACAaaaaccacagctgctcccacaacaacaacaacaacaccttcTTCCAAAACAACCACATCTGCTGCTATT AACatcagctgctcccacaacaaccactgcAGCACCAACAATGACTACAGCtgctcctacaacaaccacagatacACCAACAACATATTCTCAGACAACAACTACAGCTGTTCCAACGACCGCAACAACTTCCTCTATAACAACTACTGCagctccaacaacaaccacagctattTCCACAACAAACACAGATACTGCTACGACAACAACAGCTGCGGCTATAACAACCAAAGTCGTgcacacaacaaccacagctgctcccacaacaaccacaaatgcACTCACACCAACCACATTTTCTCTGAAAACAACTACAGCAGCTCCCACAACCACACCAGCTtcccctacaacaaccacagctgctcccactaCAACCACAGCTGGAGGAACGACGACCACTGCTGCACTCATAGCAATAACAGCTGCTCAAACAAAAACCACATCTTCACCCACAACAGCCACAGCTTCTCCCACAAAAACCACAGCTGA
- the LOC123485133 gene encoding mucin-5AC-like — MTSTAGDTTTIASPKTSTAAATTNTARPTTTTAIPTTTVAPTTTTATPMTSTAAATTSTAVATTTTAEPTTTTDDTTTIQAAATTTAAETTAKTLPTTTTAAPTTNIASPATITTKVTTITSTAAASTSIAVATTTTDAPTTTTSSPTTTTVAPTTSKASPTTTTADPTTTTAAAMTTTSAATTTAVPTTTTASPTTTIAGAATTTTAVATTTAAPTKTTAAQTTTKDAPTTTPDTPTTTTSSPTTTTADPTTTTASSTTTTTAPTKTTAVSTTTTATATTTKAADTTTKVIPTTTTAAPTTTTDAPTTTTFSLKTTTAAPTTTTASTTTTTVASTTTTAAPTINTSAPTTTRATPITYTAAALTSTAVATTTTATPTTTTASSITTTAAPTTTSATPTTTTDAPTTTTTPSPTTITATPTSTTTAAATTTKTVVTTTVPLPTATTAAATTITDSPTTTTSAPKTTAASTTTTTSMTTTTAGPTATTAAAMTSTAGDTTTIASPKTSTAAATTNTARPTTTTAIPTTTVAPTTTTATPMTSTAAATTSTAVATTTTAEPTTTTDDTTTIQAAATTTAAETTAKTLPTTTTAAPTTNIASPATITTTVTTITSTAAASTSIAVATTTTDAPTTTTSSPTTTTVAPTTSKASPTTTTADPTTTTAAAMTTTSAATTTAVPTTTTASPTTTIAGAATTTTAVATTTSAPTKTTAAQTTTKDAPTTTPDTPTTTTSSPTTTTADPTTTTTSSTTTTTAPTTTTAVSTTTTATATTTKAADTTTKVIPTTTTAAPTTTTDAPTTTTFSLKTTTAAPTTTTASTTTTTVASTTTTAAPTINTSAPTTTRATPITYTAAALTSTAVATTTTATPTTTTASSITTTAAPTTTSATPTTTTDAPTTTTTPSPTTITATPTSTTTAAATTTKTVVTTTVPLPTATTAAATTITDSPTTTTSAPKTTAASTTTTTSMTTTTAGPTATTAAAMTSTAGD; from the coding sequence ATGACGTCTACTGCTGGGGATACAACAACCATAGCTTCCCCCAAAACAAGCACAGCTGCTGCTACGACAAATACCGCTAggccaacaacaaccacagccatcCCAACAACAACAGTTGCTCCCACTACAACCACAGCAACGCCAATGACATCTACAGCTGCAGCTACGACAAGTACAGCTGtggctacaacaaccacagctgagcccacaacaaccacagatgaTACAACCACAATCCAAGCTGCTGCTACAACAACAGCTGCGGAAACCACAGCCAAAACCctgcccacaacaaccacagctgctcccacaacaaacaTAGCTTCTCCCGCAACAATTACCACCaaagtaacaacaataacatctACAGCTGCAGCTTCAACAAGTATAGCTGTGGCTACAACTACAACAGAtgcacctacaacaaccacatctTCTCCGACAACAACTACAGTAGCTCCAACTACCTCAAAAGCTTCCCCTACAACAACCACGGCtgatcccacaacaaccacagctgctgctatgaCAACAACTTCTGCGGCTACAACAACAGCCgtccctacaacaaccacagcttctcccacaacaaccatagcTGGTGCTGCTACAACAACTACAGCTGTGGCTACAACAACAGCTGCTCCAACAAAAACCACTGCAGCACAAACAACGACTAAAGATGCTCCTACAACAACCCCAGATacacccacaacaacaacatcttctccgacaacaaccacagcagatCCAACGACCACAACAGCATCCTCTACAACAACTACAACTGCTCCTACAAAAACCACAGCTGtttccacaacaaccacagctactGCTACGACAACAAAAGCTGCGGATACAACAACCAAAGTcatccccacaacaaccacagctgctcccacaacaaccacagatgcacccacaacaaccacattttcTCTGAAAACAACTACAGCAGCTCCCACAACCACAACAGCTTCCACTACAACAACCACAGTTGcttccacaacaacaacagctgctcccacaataaACACATCTGCACCAACTACAACCAGAGCAACACCAATAACATATACAGCTGCGGCTTTAACAAGTACAGCTGtggctacaacaaccacagctacacccacaacaaccacagcttcttCCATAACAACCACAGCGGCTCCCACAACAACATCAGccactcccacaacaaccacagatgctcccacaacaacaacaacaccttcTCCCACAACAATCACAGCTACtcccacatcaacaacaacagctgctgctacaacaacaaaaactgtGGTAACAACAACCGTACCTCTGCCCAcagcaaccacagctgctgcAACAACAATCACAGAttcacccacaacaaccacatctgcTCCCAAAACTACAGCAGCTTCTACAACCACAACAACTTCCatgacaacaaccacagctggtcCAACAGCAACCACAGCAGCAGCAATGACGTCTACTGCTGGGGATACAACAACCATAGCTTCCCCCAAAACAAGCACAGCTGCTGCTACGACAAATACCGCTAggccaacaacaaccacagccatcCCAACAACAACAGTTGCTCCCACTACAACCACAGCAACGCCAATGACATCTACAGCTGCAGCTACGACAAGTACAGCTGtggctacaacaaccacagctgagcccacaacaaccacagatgaTACAACCACAATCCAAGCTGCTGCTACAACAACAGCTGCGGAAACCACAGCCAAAACCctgcccacaacaaccacagctgctcccacaacaaacaTAGCTTCTCCCGCAACAATTACCAccacagtaacaacaataacatctACAGCTGCAGCTTCAACAAGTATAGCTGTGGCTACAACTACAACAGAtgcacctacaacaaccacatctTCTCCGACAACAACTACAGTAGCTCCAACTACCTCAAAAGCTTCCCCTACAACAACCACGGCtgatcccacaacaaccacagctgctgctatgaCAACAACTTCTGCGGCTACAACAACAGCCgtccctacaacaaccacagcttctcccacaacaaccatagcTGGTGCTGCTACGACAACTACAGCTGTGGCTACAACAACATCTGCTCCAACAAAAACCACTGCAGCACAAACAACGACTAAAGATGCTCCTACAACAACCCCAGATacacccacaacaacaacatcttctccgacaacaaccacagcagatCCAACGACCACAACAACATCCTCTACAACAACTACAACtgctcctacaacaaccacagctgtttccacaacaaccacagctactGCTACGACAACAAAAGCTGCGGATACAACAACCAAAGTcatccccacaacaaccacagctgctcccacaacaaccacagatgcacccacaacaaccacattttcTCTGAAAACAACTACAGCAGCTCCCACAACCACAACAGCTTCCACTACAACAACCACAGTTGcttccacaacaacaacagctgctcccacaataaACACATCTGCACCAACTACAACCAGAGCAACACCAATAACATATACAGCTGCGGCTTTAACAAGTACAGCTGtggctacaacaaccacagctacacccacaacaaccacagcttcttCCATAACAACCACAGCGGCTCCCACAACAACATCAGccactcccacaacaaccacagatgctcccacaacaacaacaacaccttcTCCCACAACAATCACAGCTACtcccacatcaacaacaacagctgctgctacaacaacaaaaactgtGGTAACAACAACCGTACCTCTGCCCAcagcaaccacagctgctgcAACAACAATCACAGAttcacccacaacaaccacatctgcTCCCAAAACTACAGCAGCTTCTACAACCACAACAACTTCCatgacaacaaccacagctggtcCAACAGCAACCACAGCAGCAGCAATGACGTCTACTGCTGGGGAT